A single region of the Stigmatopora argus isolate UIUO_Sarg chromosome 6, RoL_Sarg_1.0, whole genome shotgun sequence genome encodes:
- the gnl3l gene encoding guanine nucleotide-binding protein-like 3-like protein: MSKSKQKRAKRLGFLGKSKSKDGKNADSLRGTSSKEQSSLQYGKERKSEEIRKQRLEEFQEKQKISREQQLMKRRNLQSFQIDILQRQREFEQRETEMQSLEKHANFENENSRKAYYREFKKVVEAADVILEVLDARDPIGCRCPQVEQAVIQSGTNKKIVLVLNKIDLVAKEIVEKWIKYLRNEFPTVAFKASTQQQSKNLKRSKVSVTQASTELLSTSACIGADCLMKLLGNYCRNLDIKTAITVGVVGFPNVGKSSLINSLKRARACNVGATPGVTKCLQEVHLDKHIKLLDCPGIVMATSTTDAAMILRNCVKIEQLVDPLPPVEAILRRCNKAQILQHYGITDFHTALEFLALLARRQGKLKKGGLPDTDKAAKSVLMDWTGGRITYFTHPPETHTLPTHVSAEIVTEMGKAFDWDELEKGNQEVLAESSSDVQMGFCIANMGMTNGNQDQTSLYEIEESVWETDLKNEAESMEDGQDPEFGPMTVEIKSQKLKSALPETEPAQKAPDLKDIFKVDPLLQGQALLAAGKKRKKKQKRADKLSTKLSDTLMSAMDFSFCDS; the protein is encoded by the exons ATGTCCAAATCAA AACAAAAACGAGCTAAACGCCTTGGATTTTTGGGCAAAAGTAAG AGTAAAGATGGGAAAAATGCAGATTCTCTTAGGGGGACGAGTTCTAAAGAACAATCATCTTTGCAATATGGCAAAGAAAGAAAGTCAGAAGAAATCCGAAAGCAACGT CTTGAAGAGTTCCAAGAGAAGCAGAAGATCTCCAGAGAACAACAGCTGATGAAGAGGAGGAACTTGCAAAGCTTTCAAATTGACATCCTGCAAAGGCAAAGAGAGTTTGAACAGAGG GAAACTGAGATGCAGAGTTTGGAAAAGCATGCAAACTTTGAAAATGAGAATTCAAGAAAAGCTTATTACAGAGAATTTAAGAAG GTAGTAGAAGCTGCAGATGTCATCTTAGAAGTTTTAGATGCACGTGACCCAATTGGTTGCAGATGCCCTCAGGTTGAGCAGGCAGTAATTCAAAGTGGAACTAACAAAAAGATTGTTTTGGTGCTCAATAAAATTG ATTTAGTGGCAAAAGAAATTGTGGAGAAGTGGATTAAATATCTAAGGAATGAGTTTCCCACAGTGGCTTTCAAGGCATCTACTCAACAGCAGTCTAAAAACTTG AAACGCAGTAAGGTGTCAGTGACTCAAGCCAGCACAGAGCTCCTGAGCACCAGTGCTTGCATTGGGGCAGATTGCTTGATGAAGCTACTGGGTAACTACTGCCGCAACCTTGACATAAAGACGGCCATCACTGTTGGTGTCGTAG gttttccTAATGTTGGAAAGAGCAGTTTGATCAACAGTTTGAAACGTGCGAGAGCATGCAATGTTGGGGCCACACCCGGTGTTACCAA ATGCCTTCAAGAAGTTCATTTGGACAAACACATTAAGCTTCTCGATTGTCCTGGCATTGTCATGGCAACGTCGACAACAGATGCTGCTATGATTCTCCGTAATTGTGTCAAAATTGAACAGCTGGTTGATCCACTCCCTCCCGTCGAAGCTATCCTCCGACGTTGCAACAAGGCACAA ATCCTCCAACACTACGGCATAACTGACTTCCACACCGCTTTGGAGTTCTTGGCGTTGCTTGCGAGGCGTCAGGGTAAATTGAAGAAGGGTGGGTTACCTGACACTGACAAAGCAGCAAAAAGCGTATTAATGGACTGGACTGG GGGAAGAATCACCTATTTCACACACCCCCCTGAGACGCACACACTTCCTACGCATGTCAGCGCTGAGATTGTAACAGAGATGGGCAAAGCTTTTGACTGGGATGAACTTGAAAAGGGAAATCAGGAAGTTCTTGCAG aatcatcTTCTGATGTTCAAATGGGATTCTGCATCGCAAACATGGGAATGACAAATGGCAACCAAGATCAAACTTCTCTCTACGAAATCGAAGAGTCGGTGTGGgagacagatttaaaaaatgaagctGAATCCATGGAGGATGGTCAGGATCCAGAG TTTGGACCAATGACTGTGGAGATAAAATCTCAGAAATTAAAGAGTGCCTTGCCTGAAACTGAACCTGCACAGAAGGCTCCAGATTTGAAGGACATTTTTAAAGTTGATCCTTTACTACAAGGCCAAGCACTGCTGGCTGCCGGAAAGAAGCggaagaagaaacaaaaaagagcTG ACAAACTTTCTACCAAACTCTCAGACACTCTGATGTCTGCAAtggatttttcattttgtgacaGCTGA
- the LOC144076296 gene encoding red-sensitive opsin: MAEAWDKPYFAARRYQETTRGSAFSYTNSNNTRDPFEGPNYHIAPRWVYNVSTLWMFIVVVLSVFTNGLVLVATAKFKKLRHPLNWILVNLAIADLGETVFASTISVCNQFFGYFILGHPMCVFEGFTVSTCGITALWSLTVISWERWIVVCKPFGNVKFDSKWATGGIVFSWVWSAAWCAPPIFGWSRYWPHGLKTSCGPDVFSGSDDPGVLSYMIVLMITCCIIPLAIIVLCYFAVWWAIRTVAMQQKESESTQKAEREVSRMVVVMIFAYIFCWGPYTFFACFAAANPGYAFHPLAAAMPAYFAKSATIYNPVIYVFMNRQFRTCIMQLFGKEVDDGSEVSTSKTEVSSVAPA; the protein is encoded by the exons ATGGCAGAGGCCTGGGATAAACCATACTTTGCTGCCAGGCGGTACCAAGAGACTACAAGAGGTTCTGCATTTTCCTATACAAACAGCAACAATACCAGAG ATCCTTTTGAAGGTCCCAATTACCACATCGCCCCTCGATGGGTTTACAATGTTTCAACACTTTGGATGTTTATTGTGGTTGTTTTATCGGTTTTCACAAATGGACTCGTCTTGGTGGCGACGGCGAAATTCAAGAAACTGCGTCACCCTCTCAATTGGATTCTGGTCAATCTTGCCATTGCTGATCTTGGAGAAACCGTTTTTGCCAGCACTATCAGTGTTTGTAACCaattttttggttattttattcTGGGACACCCAATGTGCGTATTTGAGGGTTTCACTGTCTCCACTTGCG GTATCACCGCTCTCTGGTCCCTAACTGTCATCTCCTGGGAGAGATGGATAGTTGTATGCAAACCATTTGGaaatgttaaatttgatagCAAATGGGCTACAGGTGGAATTGTGTTCTCCTGGGTCTGGTCCGCCGCATGGTGTGCTCCCCCAATCTTTGGATGGAGTAG GTACTGGCCTCATGGTTTGAAAACATCTTGCGGCCCTGATGTATTCAGTGGAAGTGATGACCCTGGCGTTCTGTCCTATATGATTGTTCTGATGATCACTTGTTGCATCATCCCACTGGCCATCATTGTGCTGTGCTACTTTGCAGTGTGGTGGGCCATCCGAACT GTTGCCATGCAGCAGAAGGAATCGGAGTCCACGCAGAAAGCAGAGAGAGAAGTATCCAGGATGGTGGTGGTCATGATCTTTGCATACATTTTTTGCTGGGGCCCGTACACCTTTTTCGCCTGCTTTGCCGCGGCAAATCCCGGttatgcttttcatcctcttgcTGCAGCGATGCCGGCATACTTTGCCAAAAGTGCAACTATCTACAACCCAGTCATCTACGTTTTTATGAATCGACAG TTTCGGACGTGCATCATGCAGCTCTTTGGCAAAGAAGTAGATGATGGCTCGGAAGTATCCACGTCGAAGACAGAGGTCTCCTCTGTGGCTCCTGCATAA